A single Lolium perenne isolate Kyuss_39 chromosome 6, Kyuss_2.0, whole genome shotgun sequence DNA region contains:
- the LOC127308626 gene encoding uncharacterized protein isoform X2 translates to MVTLAPVAGRAGQGCRAGLCRMVVQERRRCAVRWLQLLDVIDLAQIFNLEGRRSLDGAALGIGMFVSGWKILLCHSRWTCSLLVEKLATSINLSDKRITLKKLDYWLVQCDENRQVKFKLSTSLRILSGVGRSLW, encoded by the exons ATGGTCACGCTCGCTCCCGTGGCCGGTCGCGCAGGACAAGGTTGTCGTGCTGGACTGTGTAGGATGGTGGTGCAGGAGCGGCGGCGGTGTGCAGTCCGATGGTTGCAGCTGCTCGATGTCATAGATTTGGCCCAGATCTTCAATTTGGAAG GAAGGCGAAGCTTAGATGGTGCAGCACTTGGCATTGGCATGTTTGTCTCAGGCTGGAAAATACTTCTGTGCCACTCCCGGTGGACCTGCAG CTTGCTTGTGGAAAAACTGGCAACGAGTATCAATCTGTCAGATAAAAGGATAACCCTTAAAAAATTGGATTATTGGCTTGTGCAGTGTGATGAA aacaggcaAGTCAAGTTCAAATTGAGCACTAGCTTGAGAATCTTGTCAGGCGTAGGTCGTAGTTTGTGGTAG
- the LOC127308626 gene encoding uncharacterized protein isoform X1, whose product MVTLAPVAGRAGQGCRAGLCRMVVQERRRCAVRWLQLLDVIDLAQIFNLEGRRSLDGAALGIGMFVSGWKILLCHSRWTCSLLVEKLATSINLSDKRITLKKLDYWLVQCDETTSSPTQCSAATQLSSFVDAITVTGQLLRIEIGVLAAGCGARRGRDVPRLKRGGRGVRVVGVVTPSGPGPKTIGSRSTPKNCRFNYLRICIVQEKIEFLIYLSVILQMELSEVAS is encoded by the exons ATGGTCACGCTCGCTCCCGTGGCCGGTCGCGCAGGACAAGGTTGTCGTGCTGGACTGTGTAGGATGGTGGTGCAGGAGCGGCGGCGGTGTGCAGTCCGATGGTTGCAGCTGCTCGATGTCATAGATTTGGCCCAGATCTTCAATTTGGAAG GAAGGCGAAGCTTAGATGGTGCAGCACTTGGCATTGGCATGTTTGTCTCAGGCTGGAAAATACTTCTGTGCCACTCCCGGTGGACCTGCAG CTTGCTTGTGGAAAAACTGGCAACGAGTATCAATCTGTCAGATAAAAGGATAACCCTTAAAAAATTGGATTATTGGCTTGTGCAGTGTGATGAA ACGACCTCTTCCCCAACTCAGTGTAGTGCAGCTACACAGTTGTCGTCGTTTGTCGATGCCATCACCGTCACTGGACAGTTGCTGCGGATAGAGATTGGTGTGCTAGCAGCCGGCTGTGGGGCAAGAAGAGGCCGAGATGTGCCAAGGCTAAAAAGAGGAGGTAGAGGAGTAAGGGTAGTTGGGGTGGTCACTCCCTCAGGCCCAGGCCCTAAGACTATTGGGAGCAGGAGCACTCCAAAAAATTGTAGATTCAATTATCTTCGCATTTGTATTGTTCAGGAAAAAATTGAGTTCTTAATTTATCTGTCGGTTATACTGCAAATGGAGCTGAGTGAGGTTGCATCATGA